The nucleotide sequence GAACCTTTTTATGAGCGACACACTGTTTACCTTTTTTCCTTATTGCGTCACAACGACGTCAAATTTGCTGAGTAATATATAAGGCTCTGATTTCTCAGCACTCAAGGTGTTGTAAAGCTATAGCGCGGTCGGCGTAGCCTAGATAGACTGCTGTTGGAATGTTGGAGGTAACTTATATGCGCCGACTTAGAATTTTTGAGATCAGCTGTTCAAAACGCAGGGCATGGatattaatttattcaaaatacatttttacCTCGGCCTCGCGTATCCACTATTACTAAGTGACTACGTGTGCTGTTAAATTATGATTTAATATCCTGCAACATCAATTTGCAGATTTGTCAATCCACGATTTTGTTTTCCTAATAAGAGAGGATTTTAATTTGCAATGCAACGCCTTTTTTTTATTAGGCAGGCCAGTCTAAGTAGGGGGGACTGACACTATCGCGAAGCTCAGATAATGGACTTAAACGGGAACGCTGTCTACGAATTGAACAAAAAGGATGTTCTGGCTTTACGGATCAAACATGTTGGGTAAGCAGTTCTTTGTTCTGAGTGCGTTACGCGACGGTACGATTGAATTGTTCCGCAGAGCTGAAATGTATTGAAATATTGACTGTTTCAGTATTGCATTATTTATCGAATCCCTTTCGATTTCGTTGAAATACAGCAGACCCTTGGCATTTCATTGGTCGTCCGTAGTTTTGCCCATCGATGAGTCTTTGTTGCTTTTGAGTGAGTGTGGGACAACTTGCTTTGGCCAAATTATTAAGAATTAATATATACTGGTCACTAGAAAGACTAAAGAAATGCCGATGTATATGTACTATAATATCGTGAGCTTATtctaatcaatcaatcaaatcgtttctATTAGAGTTAGACATTCCGGTGAAACATAACAAAATGGAAACAAGAATGATCACAAAATATTTATACCGAATGGCAGGATGACCGCGAAATGATCATTCGGTCTACTTGTCAGCGGCAACCTTGAAATAGCTTAAAACGTATGGCTACAAAATTTGCACAGCGCGAAACGTTTTTATGCGAGAAAAGAATGGAGCCCTTTATCAATGCTTGATTCCGTACTAACTTATTTTTAACAGGTCTCCTACTGCCTTATATTTTCGCCATGATCCGCTAATGATAGTAAAGGGCGAAGGGCAGTACTTGATTGACGAAAAGGGAAATCGATATTTGGACTGCATCAATAATGTTGCACACGGTGAGAAGAATTTCAAATGTGTTGTAAGGATCGGTTTTTATTGGCTGGAGACGGCGAAAGCTTCCACACCAACACAACTAATAAATATTAGTattatttcttctttttttcagTTGGTCATTCACATCCTAAAGTGACGGAAGCATGCAATGAACAGATGTCGAAACTTTGTACCAATTCCCGCTATTTGCATAACACTCATGTATCACTTGCAGAACGTCTCGCCAATACTTTCCCGAATCCCCTCGATGTCTGCTTTTTTATGAATTCGGGGTAATGAAcgtaaaatattattgatacaattttAGTTTGTAGTTTTAGCataaatttttaccaaattttgtatttatgtGAACACAATGTAACCCTCCTCAATATCAAAACTATTGTCAATTTCACCTCAATGCtctgaaatttgaattttaataaatatgcaGACATGTTACACCGGGAAACTATCATTTGCATTTTCTTTTAAATGTATATCGTTTTATGCAATGGGAATGACGCCACTGgacaattttaatcaaatttcaTATACCGCAATATTAACATAATGTACGTGCGCGGTAATCATATTGCTCGCTTCTagaaacaatttattttagttttcgtAATATAACGGGGTTTATCAGGCAATATGATCTACGACGCTATTTGATTATTCATGTGAACTGATTTCATCGGAgaaaatagtatatttttatACTAACCTCCTTTTCATATTTCAAGGTCAGAGGCCAATGACCTAGCTCTCACACTCGCCGCCGCGTATTCCGGTGGAACAGATGTTATAACAATGGACAGCGCATATCACGGTCATGTGAGGTCATGTCTTGAAATTAGCCCATATAAATGGAGAAAACCTGAAGACCATAAAGATTACGTCCACGTGGTAGGTTATCTAATAATATAAACTATTTATGAAATGtaataattgaattattttcatattaaactATCGTAAACAGTTTCTCTTGGTGTCAAAGTCAATAACAAGATTATATTACTTGGTGAAAATCGATTTTAACGATTATCTTCATTGGTATCTTACAACACAATGAATTAACAAGAAGACATTATTTGGCAGCGTAAAAAGATTCCAGcataaattaattaatattgatGACTCTTTTGAAATTACTCACTGGATTTGCAATATATACAAAGTAATATTCATTTTAATCTGATTCGATCTTAATGTCACAAAGCATAATTACTTGTCACTCACATTGTATTTTTCAACTTACTTTTGACTATTTCAATATAATAGGTGTCAGCGCCTGATGTTTACCGCGGTAAATATGCCGGAAGCGAAAATCCTGGTTTGGATTACGCCAATGAACTTAACCAGAAAATAGAGATTATGAAAGACAAAAATAGAAAGGTACGTTTTTTTCGTAGCTgcatcaaattaataatttgcAAAAAATGCGACTACAGCGGTGACGCCGATAAATATTACATTCTAGGCTTAGCTATTTATTATTCTACTGATAATGCGTCATATATTGGATATTTCCCACCACTCCCATGTCACATAACATTATAgaattaagaatttggatgttTAGGCCATGGCTTGAATACCGGTAAGTGTACCATTCATAGATTCCTATTCTTCTTGCTCTAACATACGAGAATAGTTCATGCCCCGATGGTAAATTTTAATGGCAGTATTCTGCCTAGTTAAGTTTGGTTAGGTTTTATAAATTTCGGGATGGACGAAAATATATTCTTCCAGCTCTCCGCATTTATAATGGAATCACTGCAGAGTTGCGGAGGACAAATCATTCCCCCTGAGGGATACATGCGCGAAGCTTTTCGGTACGTATTTTCAGTCGTAACTAATATTGTAGTTTAGCTCTGATCGTTcgcaatttaattttattagtaGTTTGTCTATTCTAAAAtcactttttcattttactGACGATTTTTGACTTTGTGGAGTATACAAGACAAAAAATAATGCACTGGATTTATTGAAGCCATACTGAATGAACATCATAGTTTTACAATATTGACATCATGAGTTGAACGAACCCTACGTTCATAGCCAACGTAACATGAATCGACTGGCGTAAAATTGACTTATTTTTATTAACTTGAGAATTTGATATCAAACTCAAATCGTGAAAAGTTGCTTGGTTTGTATAGCAAGTCATGCGAGCAGTTGTTGATATTGATACATATTAGATTAAACAACCTACCTGATAGCATAAACATATCGATGCCCAGAACTTAACGGATGACAAATTCTAATGTTATCTTGATATAGTAAGAAGTCAAATATCGTTCAGTTCTGTTTCAATTTTAACGATTTCCTGTATCGTGCCATTACCCGCTCctattacaaattttattatcttcAATCATGCGGATATATGATTTATAAATCAAATCGTAAATTGTTAGTAATATCTAGCATAAAACATTTTCGTGTGTGACAaatgtttgaaattttgtttggcATGGCTGTTCTCACTTTGAACGAATTTGAAAACTATCAGATATCTAAACAGATTGTCGTTTTAGGCCACTCTTAGAACATGTACCACAGAATATTAGTCGactgtttttttgtttatattattgattttccATATTTAATTTAGGTATGTGCGTGCTGCAGGAGGCCTATGTATCGCAGATGAAGTGCAAGTAGGATTTGGCCGAGTGGGATCACATTACTGGGCATTTCAATTGCAGGTAAAATGGAGTTTGCCCTTTTCCGATTGGCTCTGCATTAATTCAAACGATACACCACGCCcattttcgaataaaaataaatcactttGCTGCGAAATTTGAGTAATTACTTGAAAGTCTTAATGATGTTGTTTTTCAATTCTATGCTAAATATTATCAGTAGATTAGTAATTCTTAgtagtaataaataaatattttaatgtaatattttaatattggcACGTGAAATAGCGAATAGGCATTAGAAAACTCCGAAGCCTCATTAGTCTCTGGGATAAATCAACTTTTTGGCAAAGAAAACACACCTTAGATGGGTTGAATGACCTTATATTATCTATACGATTATAAATAATGTAATTTATTAGTTGAACAAATTTAAGACAGTCTGCGTGTGTTAATGATTATAGAGTGTTAATCACGTGGTAAAGGGGTGTGTACTATCTGTTCTCAATGCCCAATCAATATCAAGAATTTGAGTACCGTTATCCATGCGACGCTTTTTTATTCGCGTTTCGTAGTATCATCTTTGCCAAATATTAGATAAAACTGTAAGGTAAATATTAATGAAGATAATGCGTTAGAATTCTGAGAGATATTAGTTTGCACCCCAAACATTGCGCTACTCAGGCGAGCAAGTATGTGTTTACCAAGTATTTCAGTTAACATAAAACTGGTTGTCGTCGCCTGTTTATGTTTGAATAGTACATCACTTTtatattcgattcattttgaagtttgtatGTATATCCATAGAAGTTCATTCGAGTTTCAACAGTGTAGGTCTCTAGGACCTAGGTAACGCTTGTCAATTGCGTCAATAGCATGCAGGCGAAACAGGATGACAACTGTTTTTCCGGGCTCAAAATTTGTTGTAAATCTTGTGTGTTTTTGCATAACAATGCTGCAAACTGCTTTGTATTTTCTAAAATCAGATTAGAAAGCGGTTTGATCATTCTTGGGGTTCATTTCTTGTGAAACACAACAACTAACAAGTAATATGTTGTATCAAAATATGGTGTGATGAACAAAGAAATACAATGTCACATCACAATTTTTGTCATTTATGTAACAGTACTTGACTAAAAAGCCTCGTCGACTAAAAAACCTTGTCGACTGCTTTGACGTTATTcgaatttgattatttaatctTCGTCAACACGATTGTAAGAAAGTGCATCATAAACTCAATCAACATTGGGTTCTTTCAGCAATTTACAGCTTGAGTAATTTGCACAACATGTTTACGACCCTCTTTACCCCAGAATAATCAGTCGAAACATAATCAAATAAGATGGTGCGCAAGGTTCTACTTTTAAAATGCTACCGCGTACCTTATGTTAGTCATCTTTCATACAATTGAATACCAATATGGTGATTATTAAATTCAGTCCTCGACCCACATTTTCAAAGGTGTTAGCTagttcttgtttttattttggtttAAGGGCCCAGATGTCATTCCAGACATCGTTACAGTTGGGAAACCGATGGGAAATGGTCATCCTGTGTCAGCCGTTATTACAACAAAAGAGATTGCAGACAGTCTTACTAACAAATTGCCTTCTTATTTCAACACGGTATGTATGTCAGCAACCCTGTGTTTTCACGCGGTTAGCAATCGCGATGGAAATTACACACTGTTATGAGAGCTGACACTAAACACCAAAATTTGACGTCATGAGATTAATTCATACTATAAACATACATTGACTGGGCTTGTACTGGTTTTAAATCAAGAAAATTACCGCAAAGGGATATACGACAATGACTTGTTTTGAAATGACTCAAACACTCGACCTCTTAAGATGGTATTTATGATTTTAACGCATTTTCTAATCAATATCGAAAAATAGGTTCTGCTATACATCTCGAAAGTCGAAAGCAATTGGCTTTTAGCAAATGGTTGATTCATCAGTTACTATAACACtttgaaaagttgaatttaaaCATCGAGCTCAATTCTCTAAGGTTTAAATAAGCCCGTATCGCATCGTGATTTTTACACTGGTATTCTATGTCGCAATGTGAGATTGTCCATGTAGTACTTTTACGGGCAATGATTTCATATTTTCGAACTTAAGAAATTATTGTTTGTATCCTTGAATAGTTAATGTTTTTTTGCTCATTTACGAACTGCGATACAGAACATGGATGACCTCCTCTATCATTATATGACATATTGTTCTGTACTTTTTAGTTCGGCGGAAACCCGGTGTCATGTACAATCGCCAACACGGTGATGGATatcattgaaaatgaaaatttaatggAAAACGCATCTTCTGTTGGAAAATATCTTCTTGAGAAGTTTGAATTGctcaaaaaaaaacacaaaattatcGGAGACGTGAGGTCGGGATTTTTGGATTTTTCCGACAAAATTACTTCAGACTTATGCTTTTGATTTATTCAGCTATCGTTTACCAGACGAAATAGATTCAATTTCCGCCATGATTTTAAATGTTTCATATTGTAATTCCCTTGTGACGATATATTGTTATTTGTTGTCAcatgaaatttttattgcattgaGTTGTCATTTTACAAGAATAGCTAGCTTGGTCGATGCAgttgatttaaattttcattgtaGAAAATTACAATATGTTTTTCATGGCAGGGGTGTTGGACTTTTCATTGGAGTTGAACTGGTGCGTGATGAAAAAACGAAAGAACCTGCAACAGAAGAAGCTGAAGTCATGTATAATAGGTAAAGCACTTTGCATTGTAGTTGCTATAATATGAAGGAATGCAGTACTGACTGGCTCAGTTTTTTTTGGGAAGCACCAGTTGTGAATAAAAACGGTTATgggttaaatattattttaattgtaaCATATGTAGACTGCCGCCGGCCTGTATGCGCTTCTCGATTTCACCACCATTCATTTTATTCTCGCTTGTTTGGCGTAACAGTTGCTAAACAGAATTCTACTATTTCAATCACTACAAAAAGCCAAGGTTGTGGATGAGGAGAGTTACAATTCGATCAACAAATCTTTAGGCCGCTGATTCCCAGACCTTCACCATGATTTGTAGCCCTCTACAAAGACACCCAACACTATGTGGCACCCTGCTCTTCaaaacaaatgtttttaatGGGTTTCTTtccatcagttttttttttattcgccaCGTTATATGGAATGAGGAGAAAAGCCATAAATTGCTATGGCTAGTTAGTATCTTCAAAACCTAAATTAGAAGACTGATATCTCTATCTGAGTGTTCAGCAATCATTCgtatatttttctgattttgcAGGATGCGTGATCGGTACATATTGGTGAGCCTGGACGGTCCATTCAACAACGTCATGAAGTTCAAGCCACCCATGTGCTTCACTTACGATAACGCAGATCAACTTGCTGAGGTATGGATAATGTATAACGCAGAACTTTATAAAAGAAAAGCCTAGAAACTCGCCTTACTGCAAAAATTTACATTGAATTTGAACAAAACACAGTCACAGAAAACGCTGTAAGGCAGGGATAGACAAACTGCGGCGTGCGAACTAATTTCCCGCGTAACTTAATTTAATTTGTTACCAACGACGGAACGTTCATCAAGTAATTGACATAGAATTGATTCCAgttattacaaaacaagcgccgtacagcagcacttgttaccacataaatccgggCGGAAGCAACAATAAAtttaggatcaatttttgttttatgcattaaaAGTCGGTTCGTTCGAGGGAATGTCTGGGAAACGGAGGGAAGTTTTCGGCGGTCGAACATTCCAAAGTGATtggacggaaaaatatttttctttttttgcgcATTCCAAATCCAGTTTGCTTGATATGCacagtcagcatcgcagttatTATGATACTTAATGTTAATCGTCATTATAAAACATTATAAAAACACATATTGCTGTGAGtagatttatttaaaatgtattacactaagaataaatttcgtactcgctgGTCAGATCGTCATTTGTTTGGACGACGTACCGCGGAGCAAAATAGTTGCCATTTAATTTTAACGCTTTGGTCATGACACAGgaaaaacatcatccttcacataTAATAAGTAGATAAAAACAATGCATTGTTTGATTATATATTGAAAAAGACCACATATACGCCTCATTGTGGCAGGCTTTGACACAGCAATAGAAAGTGAGAGTGCGCCTGACTTTGAAGTTTAATGTGGCGAGTGTTCGTAGACGATAATAATGCGACCCGCACGCTActggaaatgtgtatatttggcccgcaagtacataaagtttgctgaCCACTGCTGTAATACAATAATCTATTACCGCCTTGTAGTGTTGATCTACAAATTATAATTTCCCGAACCAATTAAACCTATGTACTTAAACTAATAATTTGCTGTATTGTAGATATttgattataatataaaatttaatccTATTTCTTTCGTAGGTTTTGGACGATACTCTGTCTCAAATTTCCTGCTGATCCGTGATACACAGCTGAACACCAACGTGTTTTTCTCGTTATAGAGATTTATACATATTATGAGTCGATCAAAAATTATCATTATAATTCATGCATCGAGAGCTATTCATATATgtactattaatatttgaacGCGCTGCAATGCAGTTTTCAAATGAGCAAAATATGTCGCACCTAATACAGCATGTTGATGTATATCACTTTTTTAAGTAAAATAACTCGCCCTTTGTGTACAATTTGTAAACATGcactttttaaatcaaaatatgaaataatataattattacaGCCATAATAGCGTAATAATCTTACTTGTAATACCATTAACCGTGTTATTAATTGTTGTTATAATAATTGATTTTTGTGttataattttatgttaatTAGTTTCATAATTAACAGAAAacattttgagatattttttgtgttgtttcattatttttggGGTTATCCGTAACATAAgaaaaatttgtcttttttacCTGCCTGACAGATGCGAATGAAATAATTGGGATTGATAAAACGGTATGTTTTGTAGAATTAGAGAGCATCGACCAACTGCGTCTTTGAGCGCCAGAAAATTAGGAATACCTACGTAGTTTAAATAGCTTCTCAtgaaataaatcagaaaaatcgttGACATATTGTTGGTATATCACTACTGTGACTGAATTGAATAGTATgatggctagctgaagcaactagcgaagttgaagatatgatgggcagtctaaattgttacctggATTTCTATCGTTTTGGTCGGGAATTCGTATATGCTTACAACATAGGCAACATGATAGAATACTAAACATCGGATGCGGATTCCATTAGTCTAGGTTGACAATACCAGATAACCAAGTGTTTACACAATagaagtgcttgttttgtattgcactgtttacctattcttggtactattgtggcccgcggagcccacaactttggaccaccctgctctattGTATTGGTTCTTTACCAGGAGTTCGGCGGAAGTCCTCTGAAATGTTTGACATATTGTTCTGCGACAGGTACCAATTCCACTAATGAATTGTCGGATTTGAAATTTTAGCATTTCTTTGCTTGATTTTGAcgatttaatttattattctgCTTCTTGCCTACATCTTGAGGCTGAATTTGTCAGACGGTGCATCACACTGAGCTGAACGGGTTGGTAATACTTGAACCGGGTGATGGCCATATTTCGTAAAATAAGATTGACATGTTATCATCTTTCGACTCCCGAAGATAAATGTAAAAATCCACCGACTGCGAGTGATTGTTCATTCAATGACAATCGATTTTTGAATAGCTGGATTATTAGCGCGGCTTTCGCGCGCAGTATTATTTCATTTCTCGTGCTCACAACACTAAATTAGCCCAATTAAACCACTTTGATTGACTCCTCTATTAGCAAGCCATTCACAACTGTGCATGTGACATATGTGCTATTTTAATTTGCTGTCACCTCGTGTAGAATAGGTGTCAATATGCTATTAGGAATATACTTACTCCATTGCACTGATGGGCATAAAATCCTCATTTAAACCAATGACTAACATACCGTCTAAGTTTTTTAGacttacaaaacaaaaaaccggAGCTATGCGGATTGTACAAATCTTGGTTCGATTCTGAGGCTTAGTAATATCCAGCTCATTAGTTATCGATCTtacgatcggtaagtatgttgataggtatttgtctgtttgtttgtttgtctgttagatgcacgcgatatctcacgatagcgaggttgaatcttctccaaattttgcatgtgcattcatcatagctcggatcagaagcctattgatttttgataaattatgtcgtataattagcgagttattaattaattagtgatgggacacacggtgtcactatggagtaagaacgctgttttgggggatcccctaaccgaCGATCGATAactcttcggtctccgaccgatattctcgtataaATATTATTACTATTCAAGCCACCGGAGAACGTGCACTTTCTTTTTACTTCTGTAACATTGGCTAAAATCAGCAAGATATAATGGTGACGTTAATAATTTATAAGCCCTCAGACAACTTTTCCCCAAATTTATATTCAGAAAAGATTCCCACGAAGATATTTACAGGCATGGTGGTGAAGTCCATGCTTCGGAAAAACAAAtatctaactaatcccatacccgacatggaatggtaaccggacgagaggacgtggttcgccatatggttgagccgtcaaatcggctttcctctaccccgggataaatatgtaaatcttatccttacTTTAGCTTATTGTTATGGTTTTGTatgctatttgtcagttttcagctGTACTTAGCCGTTAATGTCTAGTTGATTAGCAAATGTTACAATTTGCCagtatgtaaatcctatccttatcAACGTTTCTTCTTCAGCAGTCTCgtgataaatatggaaatcgcATCTTTCATCACGGGAATTCAATGGAGTGCGACTCACTTCACAGTGGTGGTATCATAGTACCGGTAGTCTTGTTTTAATGAGGAAGTTCCGGCCATGCTACCGGGAGTTTTCCATCATTTTAGTGTGAGTTTGTCTTGCGATAACTAGGTACAGAGGTAAGGTCGGAAGTCGGAACCTAAGTATAGTTTTAAGTTTATCACTTCACAAACAAATTCATGAGTATCGCAGATACTAGGGTTTAATTCGCTACCGTACATTACTGTAGGTGGCATGTACGGTATTTCCTACTCCATTGATTACCTGGCATAGCATATCTGCATATTGTACTGGAGCACAGGATCATTCGGAAATTGTCATTAATACAGGAATAATAGCGAAGTGCAATTGATAATTGTTTGAGGCGATTCTTGCCTGAGAGGTCTAACACCAATTTTATGATTCTTTTCTACAATTTTAAATCATCAAATAGCTAGCTATTTTTAGGCTAATTCTGTAATATGACTCTTTGAAGTTACAAATATTGATTTGGATTAAAGTACTGTACGCTACTCACTACAGGAATATTGGTAATGGCTAATTTCAAGCAAAAACGGATTAGTAAAGAAATACAAAATCTAGCAGTGA is from Styela clava chromosome 9, kaStyClav1.hap1.2, whole genome shotgun sequence and encodes:
- the LOC120338732 gene encoding ethanolamine-phosphate phospho-lyase-like encodes the protein MDLNGNAVYELNKKDVLALRIKHVGSPTALYFRHDPLMIVKGEGQYLIDEKGNRYLDCINNVAHVGHSHPKVTEACNEQMSKLCTNSRYLHNTHVSLAERLANTFPNPLDVCFFMNSGSEANDLALTLAAAYSGGTDVITMDSAYHGHVRSCLEISPYKWRKPEDHKDYVHVVSAPDVYRGKYAGSENPGLDYANELNQKIEIMKDKNRKLSAFIMESLQSCGGQIIPPEGYMREAFRYVRAAGGLCIADEVQVGFGRVGSHYWAFQLQGPDVIPDIVTVGKPMGNGHPVSAVITTKEIADSLTNKLPSYFNTFGGNPVSCTIANTVMDIIENENLMENASSVGKYLLEKFELLKKKHKIIGDVRGVGLFIGVELVRDEKTKEPATEEAEVMYNRMRDRYILVSLDGPFNNVMKFKPPMCFTYDNADQLAEVLDDTLSQISC